The following are from one region of the Mixophyes fleayi isolate aMixFle1 chromosome 7, aMixFle1.hap1, whole genome shotgun sequence genome:
- the ASB18 gene encoding ankyrin repeat and SOCS box protein 18 isoform X3: MWGDYSWDDGYVLRFFCEGDMNGIIMLFRESLEIVNRTLVIGGEEMRWSCRNRGLWTLEYTQELTTPLCITSSRGYTECVRYLLHRRADPNAAPGGRSPLHEACSMGHEGCVQLLLEYGANPNRRSEDGLSPLHLCERSDSVRCAELLLQHGALVNQTTEVMQDTSLHIAARLGLLGHVDLYLRHGAISFINCKNLEGETPLIAACGGNGCDEDIRLQLCHLLLEKGADPEVQDQQDRRPLHHACRRAEHRLVEFLLAAGVDVNAADYNGGSPLSCVLQSAELYQEKRPYLTVCALLNHGARCVYPEAFGKVLRCCSELPDVIALLYNSYLSLQVYSKWKQDIPENVFQAHQSFYTTFFSLSGTVRSLQHLCRFTLRKHFNSQCCHLIPLLPVPTAIKDYLLLTTEQSVGLL; this comes from the exons ATGTGGGGGGACTACTCTTGGGATGATGGGTATGTTCTGCGCTTCTTCTGTGAAGGCGATATGAATGGGATCATCATGCTGTTCAGAGAGAGTCTGGAGATTGTAAACCGCACATTGGTGATTGGAGGTGAAGAGATGAGATGGAGCTGCAGAAACCGTG GGTTGTGGACGCTGGAGTATACCCAGGAGCTAACAACACCCCTGTGCATCACTTCATCCCGCGGTTATACAGAATGTGTGCGTTACTTACTGCATCGCCGCGCAGATCCCAATGCTGCCCCTGGAGGGCGCTCTCCCTTGCACGAAGCCTGCTCTATGGGGCATGAGGGCTGCGTTCAACTACTGCTGGAATATGGAGCCAATCCCAACCGGCGCAGCGAAGACGGCCTCTCCCCGCTGCACCTATGTGAGAGGAGTGACTCTGTAAG ATGTGCAGAGTTGCTCTTACAACATGGGGCTCTTGTGAACCAGACCACAGAGGTCATGCAGGACACCTCACTCCACATTGCAGCGCGGTTAGGACTTCTGGGTCATGTAGACTTGTACCTTCGCCATGGTGCCATCAGTTTCATCAACTGCAAGAATTTAGAGGGTGAGACCCCCTTGATTGCAGCCTGTGGAGGGAATGGATGTGATGAGGATATTCGCCTGCAGCTCTGCCATCTTCTCTTAGAGAAAGGTGCTGACCCAGAGGTTCAAGATCAGCAAGACAGGAGGCCGCTACACCATGCCTGCCGCAGAGCTGAACACCGTCTGGTGGAGTTCCTGCTGGCTGCTGGAGTGGATGTGAATGCTGCCGATTATAATGGAGGATCACCCCTTAGCTGTGTTCTGCAGAGTGCTGAGCTGTACCAAGAAAAGAGACCTTATCTCACTGTATGTGCTTTACTTAACCATGGAGCCCGCTGTGTATATCCAGAGGCTTTTGGGAAG GTGCTGCGTTGCTGTTCCGAACTCCCTGATGTCATCGCTTTGCTGTACAATTCATACTTAAGCCTTCAAGTCTACAGCAAATGGAAACAGGATATCCCAGAAAATGTGTTCCAG GCTcaccaatccttttacacaacATTCTTCAGTCTGTCTGGAACTGTCCGGTCCCTTCAGCACTTGTGCAGATTTACTCTCCGTAAACATTTTAACAGTCAGTGTTGCCATCTCATCCCTTTACTGCCAGTCCCTACAGCCATAAAAGACTATTTGCTGCTCACCACTGAACAGAGTGTCGGCCTGCTCTGA
- the ASB18 gene encoding ankyrin repeat and SOCS box protein 18 isoform X2: MDSVRSRVLHKLQVITEMGHQQHLSPENIFLAALETGNLSLVQHLGARHANHVLNIRGEEMGYQAQTPARFGLAGLWTLEYTQELTTPLCITSSRGYTECVRYLLHRRADPNAAPGGRSPLHEACSMGHEGCVQLLLEYGANPNRRSEDGLSPLHLCERSDSVRCAELLLQHGALVNQTTEVMQDTSLHIAARLGLLGHVDLYLRHGAISFINCKNLEGETPLIAACGGNGCDEDIRLQLCHLLLEKGADPEVQDQQDRRPLHHACRRAEHRLVEFLLAAGVDVNAADYNGGSPLSCVLQSAELYQEKRPYLTVCALLNHGARCVYPEAFGKVLRCCSELPDVIALLYNSYLSLQVYSKWKQDIPENVFQAHQSFYTTFFSLSGTVRSLQHLCRFTLRKHFNSQCCHLIPLLPVPTAIKDYLLLTTEQSVGLL; this comes from the exons ATGGACAGTGTGAGGAGCAGAGTCCTGCACAAGCTGCAGGTTATAACCGAGATGGGTCATCAGCAGCATCTGAGTCCAGAGAATATTTTCCTTGCGGCACTAGAGACAGGAAATCTGAGTCTAGTCCAGCATTTGGGAGCCAGGCACGCAAACCACGTGCTGAATATCAGAGGGGAGGAAATGGGGTATCAGGCGCAGACCCCTGCGAGGTTCGGCCTGGCAG GGTTGTGGACGCTGGAGTATACCCAGGAGCTAACAACACCCCTGTGCATCACTTCATCCCGCGGTTATACAGAATGTGTGCGTTACTTACTGCATCGCCGCGCAGATCCCAATGCTGCCCCTGGAGGGCGCTCTCCCTTGCACGAAGCCTGCTCTATGGGGCATGAGGGCTGCGTTCAACTACTGCTGGAATATGGAGCCAATCCCAACCGGCGCAGCGAAGACGGCCTCTCCCCGCTGCACCTATGTGAGAGGAGTGACTCTGTAAG ATGTGCAGAGTTGCTCTTACAACATGGGGCTCTTGTGAACCAGACCACAGAGGTCATGCAGGACACCTCACTCCACATTGCAGCGCGGTTAGGACTTCTGGGTCATGTAGACTTGTACCTTCGCCATGGTGCCATCAGTTTCATCAACTGCAAGAATTTAGAGGGTGAGACCCCCTTGATTGCAGCCTGTGGAGGGAATGGATGTGATGAGGATATTCGCCTGCAGCTCTGCCATCTTCTCTTAGAGAAAGGTGCTGACCCAGAGGTTCAAGATCAGCAAGACAGGAGGCCGCTACACCATGCCTGCCGCAGAGCTGAACACCGTCTGGTGGAGTTCCTGCTGGCTGCTGGAGTGGATGTGAATGCTGCCGATTATAATGGAGGATCACCCCTTAGCTGTGTTCTGCAGAGTGCTGAGCTGTACCAAGAAAAGAGACCTTATCTCACTGTATGTGCTTTACTTAACCATGGAGCCCGCTGTGTATATCCAGAGGCTTTTGGGAAG GTGCTGCGTTGCTGTTCCGAACTCCCTGATGTCATCGCTTTGCTGTACAATTCATACTTAAGCCTTCAAGTCTACAGCAAATGGAAACAGGATATCCCAGAAAATGTGTTCCAG GCTcaccaatccttttacacaacATTCTTCAGTCTGTCTGGAACTGTCCGGTCCCTTCAGCACTTGTGCAGATTTACTCTCCGTAAACATTTTAACAGTCAGTGTTGCCATCTCATCCCTTTACTGCCAGTCCCTACAGCCATAAAAGACTATTTGCTGCTCACCACTGAACAGAGTGTCGGCCTGCTCTGA